From a region of the Acanthochromis polyacanthus isolate Apoly-LR-REF ecotype Palm Island chromosome 3, KAUST_Apoly_ChrSc, whole genome shotgun sequence genome:
- the LOC127530208 gene encoding kynurenine formamidase-like isoform X3 — MTHWTKMDKDELERQYSPSRWSHRMSADDVIKAHVKALKEGTERARDLAQTLLNVPYGEGDGEKLDVYIPKTNTLDVHLVVYLHGGYWQFLSKEESGFMAVPLIDKGVVVVAVGYDIAPKGNMDLMVSQVRRSVVSVVQQYSHISGLYLCGHSAGAHLAAMVLSTDWSQYSITPQIKGAFLVSGIYDLQPILSTYVNEPLKMTEEVAVRNSPSKLVPQLKLSSSSCQIVVAVAEHDSPEFRKQSEEYYKALEQSGLSVTMEDVANTDHFNIIEQLVDGEYHLTKLLLKMMGKN; from the exons ATGACGCACTGGActaaaatggacaaagac GAGCTTGAGCGGCAGTATTCCCCCAGCAGGTGGTCCCACAGGATGTCTGCAGACGACGTGATCAAAGCCCATGTGAAGGCGCTGAAGGAAG GTACTGAACGAGCCCGAGATCTGGCTCAGACTTTACTCAATGTGCCATATGGGGAAGGAGATGGTGAAAAACTGGACGTCTACATACCCAAAACCAACACTTTGG ACGTCCATCTAGTTGTTTACCTCCATGGAGGCTACTGGCAGTTCCTCAG CAAGGAGGAGTCTGGGTTCATGGCCGTTCCTCTTATTGATAAAGGCGTAGTGGTGGTTGCCGTTGGTTACGACATCGCGCCCAAAG GTAACATGGACCTGATGGTGTCACAAGTGCGCAGGAGTGTTGTGTCTGTGGTGCAGCAGTATTCTCACATCAG TGGTCTGTACCTGTGTGGACACTCTGCTGGGGCTCACCTGGCTGCCATGGTTCTCTCCACTGATTGGTCGCAGTATAGCATCACACCTCAGATCAAAG GTGCTTTCCTTGTGAGTGGCATATATGACCTCCAGCCCATCCTGTCCACCTACGTCAATGAACCCCTGAAGATGACAGA GGAGGTGGCGGTGAGGAACAGCCCCAGCAAACTGGTCCCTCAGCTCAaactctcctcctccagctgccaGATCGTTGTGGCTGTCGCTGAGCACGATTCGCCGGAGTTTCGCAAGCAGTCTGAAGAATACTATAAA gCTTTGGAACAGTCAGGACTGAGTGTGACCATGGAGGATGTGGCGAATACAGACCACTTCAATATCATTGAGCAGTTGGTAGATGGCGAATATCACCTAACAAAG CTTCTCCTGAAGATGATGGGGAAGAACTGA
- the LOC127530208 gene encoding kynurenine formamidase-like isoform X4 encodes MTVHICIFFKENIFPLPCHMTQCFPLFPCFDHYSISPIFPTIKGPNKEAVTRCSGSSSGGRCAAAPLRWSADHAARCSAWFHGRSALRTVRVLQELERQYSPSRWSHRMSADDVIKAHVKALKEGAFLVSGIYDLQPILSTYVNEPLKMTEEVAVRNSPSKLVPQLKLSSSSCQIVVAVAEHDSPEFRKQSEEYYKALEQSGLSVTMEDVANTDHFNIIEQLVDGEYHLTKLLLKMMGKN; translated from the exons atgactgtacatatatgcatattttttaaggaaaatattTTTCCCCTCCCGTGTCACATGACCCAGTGTTTTCCTCTGTTTccctgttttgatcattattcCATTAGTCCTATTTTTCCAACAATAAAAGGACCAAACAAGGAGGCAGTAACTCGGTGCTCAGGCAGCAGCAGCGGAGGGCGCTGTGCTGCGGCTCCTCTCCGCTGGTCTGCGGATCATGCTGCTCGGTGCTCGGCTTGGTTTCATGGCCGCTCGGCTCTCAGGACTGTCCGTGTGTTGCAGGAGCTTGAGCGGCAGTATTCCCCCAGCAGGTGGTCCCACAGGATGTCTGCAGACGACGTGATCAAAGCCCATGTGAAGGCGCTGAAGGAAG GTGCTTTCCTTGTGAGTGGCATATATGACCTCCAGCCCATCCTGTCCACCTACGTCAATGAACCCCTGAAGATGACAGA GGAGGTGGCGGTGAGGAACAGCCCCAGCAAACTGGTCCCTCAGCTCAaactctcctcctccagctgccaGATCGTTGTGGCTGTCGCTGAGCACGATTCGCCGGAGTTTCGCAAGCAGTCTGAAGAATACTATAAA gCTTTGGAACAGTCAGGACTGAGTGTGACCATGGAGGATGTGGCGAATACAGACCACTTCAATATCATTGAGCAGTTGGTAGATGGCGAATATCACCTAACAAAG CTTCTCCTGAAGATGATGGGGAAGAACTGA
- the LOC127530208 gene encoding kynurenine formamidase-like isoform X1, translating to MTVHICIFFKENIFPLPCHMTQCFPLFPCFDHYSISPIFPTIKGPNKEAVTRCSGSSSGGRCAAAPLRWSADHAARCSAWFHGRSALRTVRVLQELERQYSPSRWSHRMSADDVIKAHVKALKEGTERARDLAQTLLNVPYGEGDGEKLDVYIPKTNTLDVHLVVYLHGGYWQFLSKEESGFMAVPLIDKGVVVVAVGYDIAPKGNMDLMVSQVRRSVVSVVQQYSHISGLYLCGHSAGAHLAAMVLSTDWSQYSITPQIKGAFLVSGIYDLQPILSTYVNEPLKMTEEVAVRNSPSKLVPQLKLSSSSCQIVVAVAEHDSPEFRKQSEEYYKALEQSGLSVTMEDVANTDHFNIIEQLVDGEYHLTKLLLKMMGKN from the exons atgactgtacatatatgcatattttttaaggaaaatattTTTCCCCTCCCGTGTCACATGACCCAGTGTTTTCCTCTGTTTccctgttttgatcattattcCATTAGTCCTATTTTTCCAACAATAAAAGGACCAAACAAGGAGGCAGTAACTCGGTGCTCAGGCAGCAGCAGCGGAGGGCGCTGTGCTGCGGCTCCTCTCCGCTGGTCTGCGGATCATGCTGCTCGGTGCTCGGCTTGGTTTCATGGCCGCTCGGCTCTCAGGACTGTCCGTGTGTTGCAGGAGCTTGAGCGGCAGTATTCCCCCAGCAGGTGGTCCCACAGGATGTCTGCAGACGACGTGATCAAAGCCCATGTGAAGGCGCTGAAGGAAG GTACTGAACGAGCCCGAGATCTGGCTCAGACTTTACTCAATGTGCCATATGGGGAAGGAGATGGTGAAAAACTGGACGTCTACATACCCAAAACCAACACTTTGG ACGTCCATCTAGTTGTTTACCTCCATGGAGGCTACTGGCAGTTCCTCAG CAAGGAGGAGTCTGGGTTCATGGCCGTTCCTCTTATTGATAAAGGCGTAGTGGTGGTTGCCGTTGGTTACGACATCGCGCCCAAAG GTAACATGGACCTGATGGTGTCACAAGTGCGCAGGAGTGTTGTGTCTGTGGTGCAGCAGTATTCTCACATCAG TGGTCTGTACCTGTGTGGACACTCTGCTGGGGCTCACCTGGCTGCCATGGTTCTCTCCACTGATTGGTCGCAGTATAGCATCACACCTCAGATCAAAG GTGCTTTCCTTGTGAGTGGCATATATGACCTCCAGCCCATCCTGTCCACCTACGTCAATGAACCCCTGAAGATGACAGA GGAGGTGGCGGTGAGGAACAGCCCCAGCAAACTGGTCCCTCAGCTCAaactctcctcctccagctgccaGATCGTTGTGGCTGTCGCTGAGCACGATTCGCCGGAGTTTCGCAAGCAGTCTGAAGAATACTATAAA gCTTTGGAACAGTCAGGACTGAGTGTGACCATGGAGGATGTGGCGAATACAGACCACTTCAATATCATTGAGCAGTTGGTAGATGGCGAATATCACCTAACAAAG CTTCTCCTGAAGATGATGGGGAAGAACTGA
- the LOC127530208 gene encoding kynurenine formamidase-like isoform X2, translated as MTVHICIFFKENIFPLPCHMTQCFPLFPCFDHYSISPIFPTIKGPNKEAVTRCSGSSSGGRCAAAPLRWSADHAARCSAWFHGRSALRTVRVLQELERQYSPSRWSHRMSADDVIKAHVKALKEGTERARDLAQTLLNVPYGEGDGEKLDVYIPKTNTLDVHLVVYLHGGYWQFLSKEESGFMAVPLIDKGVVVVAVGYDIAPKGNMDLMVSQVRRSVVSVVQQYSHISGLYLCGHSAGAHLAAMVLSTDWSQYSITPQIKGAFLVSGIYDLQPILSTYVNEPLKMTEEVAVRNSPSKLVPQLKLSSSSCQIVVAVAEHDSPEFRKQSEEYYKVGFGTVRTECDHGGCGEYRPLQYH; from the exons atgactgtacatatatgcatattttttaaggaaaatattTTTCCCCTCCCGTGTCACATGACCCAGTGTTTTCCTCTGTTTccctgttttgatcattattcCATTAGTCCTATTTTTCCAACAATAAAAGGACCAAACAAGGAGGCAGTAACTCGGTGCTCAGGCAGCAGCAGCGGAGGGCGCTGTGCTGCGGCTCCTCTCCGCTGGTCTGCGGATCATGCTGCTCGGTGCTCGGCTTGGTTTCATGGCCGCTCGGCTCTCAGGACTGTCCGTGTGTTGCAGGAGCTTGAGCGGCAGTATTCCCCCAGCAGGTGGTCCCACAGGATGTCTGCAGACGACGTGATCAAAGCCCATGTGAAGGCGCTGAAGGAAG GTACTGAACGAGCCCGAGATCTGGCTCAGACTTTACTCAATGTGCCATATGGGGAAGGAGATGGTGAAAAACTGGACGTCTACATACCCAAAACCAACACTTTGG ACGTCCATCTAGTTGTTTACCTCCATGGAGGCTACTGGCAGTTCCTCAG CAAGGAGGAGTCTGGGTTCATGGCCGTTCCTCTTATTGATAAAGGCGTAGTGGTGGTTGCCGTTGGTTACGACATCGCGCCCAAAG GTAACATGGACCTGATGGTGTCACAAGTGCGCAGGAGTGTTGTGTCTGTGGTGCAGCAGTATTCTCACATCAG TGGTCTGTACCTGTGTGGACACTCTGCTGGGGCTCACCTGGCTGCCATGGTTCTCTCCACTGATTGGTCGCAGTATAGCATCACACCTCAGATCAAAG GTGCTTTCCTTGTGAGTGGCATATATGACCTCCAGCCCATCCTGTCCACCTACGTCAATGAACCCCTGAAGATGACAGA GGAGGTGGCGGTGAGGAACAGCCCCAGCAAACTGGTCCCTCAGCTCAaactctcctcctccagctgccaGATCGTTGTGGCTGTCGCTGAGCACGATTCGCCGGAGTTTCGCAAGCAGTCTGAAGAATACTATAAAGTCG gCTTTGGAACAGTCAGGACTGAGTGTGACCATGGAGGATGTGGCGAATACAGACCACTTCAATATCATTGA
- the tk1 gene encoding thymidine kinase, cytosolic → MNCVDFPRVLPNSPRKARGQIQVIFGPMFSGKSTELMRRVRRFQIAQYNCLVIKYAKDTRYSDQGMATHDKSTMAAVPANRLGDVRSLALQVCVIGIDEGQFFPDTVEFCEEMANLGKTVIVAALDGTFQRKPFGNILNLVPLAESVVKLHAVCMQCYKDAAYTKRIGSEKEVEVIGGADKYQAVCRKCYGGLTVDKENSFLLRNETPQNVLTGKLVDPGVPRKLFSSLHL, encoded by the exons atgaaCTGCGTGGACTTTCCGAGAGTTCTGCCAAATTCACCGAGGAAAGCTCGGGGACAGATCCAG GTCATCTTCGGACCAATGTTTTCAGgcaaaag CACTGAACTGATGAGAAGAGTGCGTCGTTTCCAGATAGCCCAGTACAACTGCCTGGTCATCAAATATGCCAAAGACACACGTTATTCAGATCAAGGGATGGCCACACATGACAA AAGCACAATGGCAGCTGTACCGGCCAATCGTCTGGGGGATGTGCGGTCTTTGGCACTGCAAGTCTGTGTCATCGGAATTGATGAGGGACAGTTT TTTCCAGACACTGTGGAGTTTTGTGAGGAGATGGCCAATTTAGGGAAGACCGTCATCGTCGCTGCCTTGGATGGAACTTTCCAGAGAAAG CCATTTGGAAACATCCTGAACCTTGTGCCTCTAGCAGAGAGCGTAGTGAAGCTCCACGCCGTCTGCATGCAGTGTTACAAAGACGCTGCCTACACCAAGAGGATAGGATCAGAGAAGGAG GTGGAGGTGATTGGCGGAGCTGACAAATATCAGGCGGTATGCAGAAAGTGTTACGGAGGTCTGACGGTGGACAAAGAGAACAGTTTTCTCCTCAGGAATGAAACTCCACAAAATGTTCTCACAGGAAAACTTGTGGACCCTGGAGTTCCCAGGAagcttttctcttctctccacctctga